From the genome of Geobacter sp. SVR, one region includes:
- a CDS encoding Na+/H+ antiporter NhaA, whose translation MQERINLLREFSIPLVCGVVLALLWANLDPEGYQRFITAPSFGGFSFHALSNELFMVLFFGIAAVEITQSFLPGGDLYPVSRAVNPLLGTLGGVLGPVAVYLGLNAVIGAPELRNGWGIPTATDIALAWLAARLVFGGGHPAVSYLLLLAVADDALGLAIIAVFYPDPLHPAAPSWLLLTGLGMAAAYVLRRLKVKSYWPYLIFGGALSWLGLHRAHLHPALALVFIIPFLPHRRRETRHLFEEDPSDRSTLATFEHEWKVVVDFGMFAFGLANAGVEFSSVGTVTWLVLIALIAGKTAGILGFGYLAERIGFGLPHGMQQRDLLVVGMIAGTGFTVALFVAGEAFVDPVTRGAAKMGAMLSILAALGGIVLGRLTGIRK comes from the coding sequence ATACAAGAGCGCATCAATCTCTTGAGGGAGTTTTCCATACCGCTAGTGTGCGGCGTGGTGCTCGCCCTGCTGTGGGCCAACCTCGACCCGGAAGGATATCAGCGCTTCATCACCGCCCCATCATTCGGCGGCTTCTCCTTCCATGCCCTCTCCAATGAACTGTTCATGGTGCTGTTTTTCGGCATTGCTGCGGTGGAGATCACCCAGAGCTTTCTGCCGGGAGGAGATCTGTACCCGGTATCCCGGGCGGTCAACCCACTGTTGGGGACATTGGGGGGAGTGCTGGGGCCGGTTGCGGTATACCTGGGGCTGAATGCAGTCATTGGAGCGCCCGAACTGCGCAACGGCTGGGGCATTCCGACCGCGACCGATATCGCCCTGGCCTGGCTGGCGGCCCGGCTGGTGTTCGGAGGAGGGCACCCGGCCGTATCGTACCTGCTGTTGCTGGCAGTCGCCGACGATGCCCTCGGTCTGGCGATCATCGCCGTGTTTTATCCCGATCCGCTCCATCCGGCAGCACCCTCCTGGCTGCTGCTGACCGGTCTGGGCATGGCTGCCGCCTATGTGCTGCGGCGGCTGAAGGTGAAAAGTTACTGGCCCTACCTGATCTTCGGCGGAGCGCTCAGTTGGCTCGGACTGCACCGGGCGCACCTTCATCCTGCCTTGGCGCTGGTGTTCATCATTCCCTTTTTGCCCCACAGACGCCGCGAAACCAGGCATCTGTTCGAGGAAGACCCTTCGGATCGTTCCACGCTTGCCACGTTCGAGCACGAATGGAAGGTGGTGGTCGATTTCGGCATGTTCGCCTTTGGACTGGCCAATGCCGGCGTCGAGTTCTCCAGTGTGGGGACGGTTACCTGGCTGGTCCTGATTGCGCTGATTGCCGGCAAGACAGCGGGAATTCTCGGTTTCGGGTACCTGGCAGAGAGGATCGGCTTCGGCCTGCCGCATGGCATGCAGCAGCGCGACCTGCTGGTGGTCGGCATGATCGCCGGCACCGGATTTACGGTGGCGCTGTTTGTGGCTGGCGAGGCTTTTGTCGATCCCGTGACAAGGGGAGCGGCCAAGATGGGCGCCATGCTCAGCATTCTGGCGGCGCTCGGCGGGATCGTGCTGGGCCGGCTGACAGGCATCAGGAAATGA
- a CDS encoding SAM-dependent methyltransferase, whose amino-acid sequence MKKTTEKHDIRPGQSIELLKELHILTRDGKLNQDSRRKLKQVYHLYQFIEPLLQEIRQDHPDISLVDHGAGKSYLGFILYDLFFKLHSTGSRIYGIETRDELVGKSRSLAQRLGFSGMSFLNLSVAESAQSTELPPAVDIVTALHACDTATDDAIRFALKKQARFIVLVPCCQAEVASLLRKNKGQALANPLTEIWRHPLHTREFGSLITNVLRCLQLEAHGYQVNVTELVGWEHSMKNELIIATYKNLPRRRPAQRLGTILQSLGLEELNQRFFSPEEMPV is encoded by the coding sequence ATGAAAAAAACGACCGAAAAACACGACATACGGCCAGGCCAGTCGATCGAGCTGCTGAAAGAGCTGCACATCCTGACCCGCGACGGAAAACTGAACCAGGACAGCCGGCGCAAGCTCAAGCAGGTCTACCACCTCTACCAGTTCATCGAACCGCTTCTGCAGGAGATCCGCCAGGACCATCCCGATATTTCCTTGGTCGATCATGGAGCGGGCAAATCGTACCTGGGGTTCATTCTCTACGATCTCTTTTTCAAGCTTCACAGCACCGGCTCCCGTATCTACGGCATAGAGACCCGGGACGAACTGGTCGGGAAATCCCGCTCCCTGGCCCAGCGCCTCGGTTTTAGCGGCATGTCCTTTCTGAACCTGTCGGTGGCGGAATCAGCGCAATCGACGGAACTGCCGCCGGCGGTCGATATCGTCACCGCCCTGCACGCCTGCGACACGGCCACCGACGACGCCATCCGCTTTGCCCTGAAAAAGCAGGCGCGCTTTATTGTGCTGGTGCCCTGCTGCCAGGCGGAAGTGGCCTCTCTTCTGCGCAAGAACAAGGGTCAGGCGCTGGCCAACCCGTTGACGGAAATCTGGCGGCACCCGCTGCACACCCGGGAATTCGGCAGCCTGATCACCAATGTGCTGCGCTGCCTGCAACTGGAGGCGCACGGCTACCAGGTCAACGTGACCGAACTGGTGGGGTGGGAACATTCGATGAAAAACGAACTGATCATTGCCACGTACAAGAACCTGCCGCGCCGCCGGCCTGCGCAGCGCCTGGGGACAATCCTCCAGTCTCTGGGCCTGGAAGAACTGAACCAGCGTTTCTTTTCACCTGAGGAGATGCCGGTGTAA
- a CDS encoding sigma-54 dependent transcriptional regulator → MEKILIIDDEPFIRENVERILGEEGYLVCSAGSGSEAREVVLANDIDLILLDLNLGTENGITVLKSLKEIDPDLLVIIITGYGSVESAVDALKLGAFHYMKKPFKADALRVIVKLALQTQTLKREVRNLKRTDGYLPGRSPMIGSSPAFNEVIKQVREVARITTTVLITGESGTGKELVARAIHNLSDRQEAAFVAINCASLPANLLESELFGHEKGAFTNATSRKPGLFEEADQGTIFLDEIGEMDIAMQVKLLRVLQERVIRRVGGIKDIAIDVRVIAATNRNLQDRIAGGAFREDLFYRLNIFPIHIPPLRERTEDIPRLAAYFLDCFSSAFGRDFREVAPDAAELLQHYPWPGNIRELRNMVERICIMRHGPILLPEHLPAEIRGTLGAAAAPGGCQGAGAPLLPADKGLEEAVIDYEKAIISQALQQTRGNVLQTAAILKIPRGTLRYKMEKYGL, encoded by the coding sequence ATGGAAAAGATACTGATCATCGACGACGAACCCTTTATCCGCGAAAACGTGGAACGCATCCTGGGGGAGGAAGGCTACCTGGTCTGCTCGGCCGGCTCCGGCAGCGAGGCGCGCGAGGTCGTGCTGGCCAACGATATCGACCTGATTCTGCTCGATCTCAACCTGGGTACCGAAAACGGTATCACCGTGCTCAAGTCGCTCAAGGAGATCGACCCCGACCTGCTGGTGATCATCATTACCGGCTACGGATCGGTGGAAAGCGCGGTGGATGCGCTCAAGCTGGGCGCCTTCCATTACATGAAAAAGCCCTTCAAGGCCGATGCCCTGCGGGTAATCGTGAAGCTGGCGCTCCAGACCCAGACGTTGAAGCGCGAGGTGCGCAATCTCAAACGCACCGACGGCTACCTGCCGGGCCGATCCCCCATGATCGGTTCCAGCCCGGCTTTCAATGAGGTGATAAAACAGGTGCGCGAAGTGGCCCGTATCACCACCACCGTACTGATTACCGGCGAGTCCGGCACCGGCAAGGAACTGGTAGCACGGGCCATCCACAACCTCTCCGACCGCCAGGAAGCCGCTTTCGTCGCCATCAACTGCGCCTCACTGCCTGCCAACCTGCTGGAGAGCGAGCTGTTCGGGCACGAAAAAGGGGCGTTCACCAATGCGACCAGCCGCAAACCCGGGCTGTTCGAGGAGGCTGACCAGGGCACCATCTTCCTGGACGAGATCGGCGAGATGGACATCGCCATGCAGGTCAAGCTGCTGCGCGTGCTGCAGGAGCGGGTCATCCGCCGGGTGGGAGGAATCAAGGATATCGCCATCGATGTACGGGTGATAGCCGCCACCAACCGCAACCTGCAGGACCGCATCGCCGGCGGCGCCTTCCGGGAGGACCTCTTCTACCGGCTGAACATCTTTCCGATCCACATCCCCCCCCTGCGCGAACGGACCGAGGATATTCCCCGCCTGGCTGCCTATTTCCTGGACTGCTTCAGCAGCGCCTTTGGGCGCGATTTCCGCGAGGTTGCTCCGGACGCGGCGGAACTCCTGCAGCACTACCCCTGGCCCGGCAATATCCGCGAACTCAGAAACATGGTCGAGCGCATCTGCATCATGAGGCACGGTCCGATTCTGCTGCCGGAACACCTGCCTGCGGAAATACGGGGCACTCTGGGCGCTGCTGCCGCTCCGGGCGGATGCCAGGGGGCCGGTGCCCCGCTCCTGCCGGCCGACAAGGGGCTGGAAGAAGCCGTGATCGACTACGAAAAGGCCATCATCAGCCAGGCCCTGCAGCAGACCCGCGGCAATGTCCTGCAGACCGCGGCCATCCTGAAGATCCCCCGTGGCACCCTGCGCTACAAGATGGAAAAATACGGCCTCTGA
- the msrA gene encoding peptide-methionine (S)-S-oxide reductase MsrA: protein MHTLFAIGLLLLATLPVSRVSWAAEEKATFAGGCFWCMEAPFDKLNGVLSVTSGYTGGTLKNPTYEQVSAGGTGHAEAVQIIYDPTKIAYGQLLEIYWHNVDPTAKDRQFCDTGHQYRSAIFYHNGKQRRTAQQSKDALEKSKPFRGAIVTEIVPAGEFYPAEEYHQHYYKKNPLRYKYYRTSCGRDRRLKELWGNAAGH, encoded by the coding sequence ATGCATACACTGTTTGCTATCGGACTGCTACTGCTGGCAACACTGCCTGTTTCCCGTGTCAGTTGGGCCGCTGAAGAAAAAGCCACCTTTGCCGGCGGCTGCTTCTGGTGCATGGAAGCGCCCTTCGACAAACTGAACGGGGTACTCTCCGTCACGTCCGGCTATACCGGCGGCACGCTCAAAAATCCTACTTACGAACAGGTATCGGCCGGAGGTACCGGCCATGCCGAGGCGGTGCAGATCATCTACGATCCAACCAAAATCGCCTATGGCCAATTGCTGGAAATCTACTGGCACAATGTCGATCCCACCGCCAAGGACCGTCAGTTCTGCGATACCGGCCACCAGTACCGCTCTGCCATCTTCTACCACAATGGGAAACAGCGCCGGACAGCCCAGCAATCAAAGGATGCCCTGGAGAAGAGCAAACCGTTCCGGGGGGCGATCGTAACCGAAATCGTTCCAGCCGGTGAATTCTACCCGGCCGAGGAGTATCACCAGCACTACTACAAGAAGAACCCGCTGCGGTACAAATACTACCGCACCAGCTGCGGCCGCGACCGGCGTCTGAAAGAACTGTGGGGAAACGCGGCCGGGCACTGA
- a CDS encoding TRAP transporter large permease has product MSMENIATLPAMSKPKAACWLVGISIVLLAVGFIYGNVGIVFALLLALMLTGVPVSIALGLTVLTFLYLLTNVPIEAVALKLFTGIEKFEIMAIPFFILAGNFLTHGGVAKRMINFGTSMIGHFHGGLALAGILACAMFALVCGSSVATVVAIGSIILPAMVQHGFPMRFGAGVIVCAGSLGILMLPSIPKVIYAISTNTSIGALFVAGLFPGILLSIMLGVVTWYIAKKRNYPRMPKATWGQRAIAFKESIWGLMLVVIIIGGIYTGVFTATEAAAMSAVYAFFISVFIYKDMGMKDVPRVLLRSANLSAMLLYIITNAVLFSFLMSHENIPQAMADWILGKDLGVVTFLIFVNLVLLLAGNVMEPSSIILIFAPILFPAAMKLGIDPIHFGILIDANMEVGLCHPPVGLNLYVASGISKLSITELTMAVMPWLLTMVVFLVIVTYWPSLSIWLPKIMGMM; this is encoded by the coding sequence ATGAGCATGGAGAACATCGCAACCTTACCTGCTATGAGCAAGCCCAAGGCCGCCTGCTGGCTGGTCGGCATCTCGATAGTCCTGCTGGCGGTCGGATTCATCTACGGCAACGTCGGCATCGTTTTCGCCCTGCTGCTGGCGCTGATGCTGACCGGGGTACCGGTTTCCATCGCCCTGGGTCTGACCGTTCTGACCTTCCTCTATCTCCTGACCAATGTCCCGATCGAGGCTGTCGCGCTCAAGTTGTTTACCGGCATCGAGAAGTTCGAGATCATGGCCATCCCCTTCTTCATCCTGGCCGGCAACTTCCTGACCCATGGGGGTGTAGCCAAGCGGATGATCAACTTTGGCACCAGTATGATCGGACATTTCCACGGCGGCCTGGCCCTGGCCGGGATCCTCGCCTGCGCCATGTTCGCCCTGGTCTGTGGGTCGAGCGTTGCCACGGTTGTCGCCATTGGCTCGATCATCTTGCCGGCCATGGTGCAGCACGGTTTCCCGATGCGCTTCGGGGCCGGAGTAATCGTCTGCGCCGGCTCACTGGGGATCCTGATGCTGCCATCCATCCCCAAGGTCATCTACGCCATCTCGACCAACACCTCCATCGGCGCCCTTTTCGTGGCCGGTCTCTTCCCGGGCATCCTCCTGTCGATCATGCTCGGCGTCGTTACCTGGTATATTGCTAAAAAACGGAATTATCCGCGCATGCCCAAGGCCACCTGGGGCCAGCGGGCAATCGCCTTCAAGGAGAGCATCTGGGGGCTCATGCTGGTGGTCATCATCATCGGCGGTATCTACACCGGCGTCTTCACTGCCACTGAGGCAGCCGCCATGTCTGCGGTATACGCATTCTTCATCTCGGTCTTCATCTACAAAGATATGGGAATGAAGGACGTGCCGCGGGTGCTGTTACGATCGGCCAACCTGAGCGCCATGCTGCTCTACATCATCACCAACGCAGTGCTCTTTTCGTTCCTGATGTCCCATGAGAACATCCCGCAGGCCATGGCGGACTGGATCCTCGGCAAGGACCTGGGTGTGGTCACCTTCCTGATTTTCGTCAACCTGGTGCTGCTCCTGGCCGGTAACGTCATGGAGCCTTCCTCCATCATCCTGATCTTTGCTCCAATCCTGTTCCCGGCAGCCATGAAACTGGGGATAGATCCGATCCATTTCGGCATCCTGATCGACGCCAACATGGAGGTCGGCCTGTGCCATCCGCCGGTGGGTCTGAACCTGTATGTGGCCTCCGGTATCTCCAAGCTCAGTATCACGGAATTGACCATGGCTGTCATGCCATGGCTCCTTACCATGGTGGTGTTCCTGGTCATTGTCACCTACTGGCCGTCGCTGTCCATATGGTTGCCGAAGATCATGGGCATGATGTAG
- a CDS encoding TRAP transporter substrate-binding protein — translation MKLKVLLTMAMVLAFATSALAAPIVIKFSHVVAQNTPKGQAADYFKKLAEERTKGRVKVEVYPNSQLYKDKEEMEALQLGAVQMLAPSLAKFAPLGVKEFEVFDLPFIFDNYQDLHKVTQGPVGAKLLKKLEPKGILGLAYWDNGFKVMSANKPLKSVEDFKGQKMRIQSSKVLDSQMRAMGAIPQVMAFSEVYQALQTGVVNGTENPPSNLYTQKMHEVQKYVTLSDHGYLGYAVIVNKKFWESLPADIRTILEGAMKDATKFANDVAKKDNDEALAGVKKSGRSQLIPLTPQERAAWKKAMDKAHKDNMNRIGADIVKEVYTATGYHQ, via the coding sequence ATGAAACTGAAGGTATTGTTAACCATGGCAATGGTACTGGCATTCGCCACATCGGCACTGGCAGCTCCGATCGTCATCAAGTTCAGCCACGTCGTGGCCCAGAACACCCCCAAAGGCCAGGCTGCCGACTACTTCAAGAAGCTTGCGGAAGAGCGCACCAAGGGTCGCGTGAAAGTGGAAGTCTACCCCAACAGCCAGCTCTACAAAGACAAGGAAGAAATGGAGGCCCTGCAGCTCGGCGCAGTGCAGATGCTGGCTCCCTCCCTGGCCAAGTTCGCTCCCCTGGGCGTGAAGGAATTCGAAGTATTCGACCTCCCCTTCATCTTTGACAACTACCAGGACCTGCACAAGGTCACCCAGGGTCCGGTCGGTGCCAAGCTGCTCAAGAAGCTTGAGCCCAAGGGCATCCTTGGCCTGGCTTACTGGGACAACGGCTTCAAAGTCATGAGCGCCAACAAGCCGCTCAAATCGGTCGAGGATTTCAAAGGCCAGAAGATGCGCATCCAGTCCTCCAAGGTGCTTGACTCCCAGATGCGCGCCATGGGCGCCATCCCGCAGGTAATGGCCTTCTCCGAAGTGTACCAGGCACTGCAGACCGGCGTTGTTAACGGCACCGAAAACCCCCCTTCCAATCTCTACACCCAGAAGATGCATGAAGTTCAGAAATACGTGACCCTCTCCGACCACGGCTACCTGGGCTATGCCGTTATCGTCAACAAGAAGTTCTGGGAAAGCCTGCCTGCAGATATCCGCACCATCCTGGAAGGCGCCATGAAGGATGCCACCAAGTTTGCCAACGACGTGGCCAAGAAGGACAACGACGAGGCCCTGGCAGGCGTCAAGAAGTCCGGGCGTTCCCAGCTGATACCCCTGACTCCCCAGGAGCGCGCCGCCTGGAAGAAGGCCATGGATAAGGCCCACAAGGACAACATGAACCGCATTGGTGCCGACATTGTCAAAGAGGTCTACACCGCCACCGGTTATCATCAGTAA
- a CDS encoding TRAP transporter small permease, whose protein sequence is MMKYLDHLEEAIITFLMGAATLIIFVSIIHRYAAGFPIPGVQDWLIQLNLSWAQELCIYMFVWMAKFGAAYGVRSGIHVGVDVLVNRLPAEWRTKGVMVSIICGTIFTAIIGTLGATFVWENGLHYALYHKLGLPLGDIPEGPITPDLEWPTWFVYSAVPLGSYLMCFRFMQVGWRFLKTGVLPHGHDESHVEGLEEEAIEHSPLSPVSANSDISAGGAVK, encoded by the coding sequence ATGATGAAATACCTCGATCACCTTGAGGAAGCCATAATTACCTTCCTTATGGGCGCTGCGACGCTCATCATCTTTGTTTCGATTATCCACCGCTATGCTGCCGGTTTTCCCATTCCCGGCGTTCAAGATTGGCTGATCCAGCTCAATCTCAGTTGGGCCCAGGAACTCTGCATCTACATGTTCGTCTGGATGGCCAAATTCGGCGCCGCCTACGGCGTGCGCTCCGGCATCCATGTGGGCGTGGATGTTCTCGTCAATCGTCTTCCCGCGGAATGGCGTACGAAGGGGGTCATGGTATCCATCATCTGCGGCACCATCTTCACCGCCATCATCGGCACCCTCGGTGCGACCTTCGTCTGGGAAAACGGCCTGCACTACGCCCTGTATCACAAACTGGGTCTGCCTCTCGGCGATATTCCGGAAGGCCCGATCACCCCGGACCTGGAGTGGCCGACCTGGTTTGTCTACTCTGCGGTTCCCCTGGGTTCCTACCTGATGTGCTTCCGGTTCATGCAGGTCGGTTGGCGTTTCCTCAAGACGGGGGTTTTGCCGCACGGTCACGACGAATCGCACGTGGAAGGGCTTGAGGAAGAGGCCATCGAACATTCCCCTCTTAGCCCGGTCTCTGCAAACTCGGATATTTCCGCTGGAGGTGCAGTAAAATGA
- a CDS encoding RND family transporter: MNLHLSGKVVSAAHTAVQRHLQWVFRVTTRKPGVVFAACCLSFLISCLAITRIHFEADIFKMFPQKGPLSLFLDTMQWTGSSGNAYFLLEGDKDTLIEEAEVFAGKLRELRVDGSAAFKSVKHRVFDGGEAKPFTDFVAYAVTRPQLFVAPEDTPSYLQLLSPPKMEQSLRKATTELASPGALKELVAADPLYLRNLILPRLKKASESLNLDPLSPYLLSRDGKVLIIIGEPARPVTDIMFARKLVAGINEARKGAHISISCAGAHLSAVTDEAIMKKNVIEGVFLSLAIVLSLFYLSYRRFLPTLLIPVILCFGVVFSVAAGGIVYPTMSVISFAFASLIIGIGTDYSIHLYDRFHFERFSGRSSYEALELAVVDTGHALFTAGMTTAFPFLALMVSDVRALAELGLLVGLGVIFSLYATLFFLPPLLLFMERRFPLKEYRPLPGFGFGLIWRLTYFHPRRTLAICLAVTMFLLVCATGISFESELKNLQPRSSEAFLAQQKLEQHLSISPKEMIVAVEGNELAEVMSKGSRVAALAERYRAQDELVAYSSLLRVINDADTQGEVIRQLAAWPHSAGLRGEIDRALAQEGFASEPFATYVKGLSELSDSRAIPVSEGIEHLAASPFRGIVERHLAHTADGYHLLTYLNYRGSEFRQDAFLSELKTAAPGSRATSIDLVSRQLTESVKQSFIWAVLIGAIMVFFLLVSHFSSLTGILCSLFPVTAGAIAMLGVMPLAGMSLNFMNVMVLVTILGMGSDYGLHVAHRVRNCAREEYQARFVQSGRAVFLSGLTTIAGFGSLALTDYGAMASIGWATNVGVAATTLFTLAAVPAFISLIGNKG, translated from the coding sequence ATGAACCTGCACCTCTCAGGCAAAGTAGTCTCCGCAGCACATACTGCAGTTCAACGCCATCTGCAATGGGTGTTCCGCGTCACCACCCGGAAACCGGGCGTGGTATTCGCCGCCTGCTGCCTGTCCTTCCTGATCTCCTGCCTCGCGATCACCCGGATCCACTTCGAGGCCGACATCTTCAAGATGTTTCCCCAGAAGGGTCCCCTGTCCCTTTTTCTCGACACCATGCAGTGGACCGGCAGTTCGGGCAATGCCTACTTCCTGCTCGAGGGGGACAAGGATACGCTGATCGAAGAAGCGGAAGTCTTTGCGGGCAAGCTGCGGGAATTGCGGGTAGACGGCTCGGCGGCCTTCAAATCGGTCAAGCACAGGGTCTTTGACGGAGGTGAAGCAAAGCCTTTTACGGACTTCGTCGCCTATGCCGTGACACGGCCGCAGCTTTTCGTAGCCCCCGAAGATACCCCCTCCTACCTGCAGCTTCTATCCCCTCCGAAGATGGAGCAATCGCTTCGGAAAGCCACGACGGAACTGGCATCCCCGGGGGCGCTCAAAGAGCTGGTTGCTGCCGATCCCCTGTATCTGCGGAACCTGATCCTGCCGCGTTTGAAAAAGGCCTCCGAATCGCTGAATCTCGATCCATTGTCCCCCTACCTCCTTTCGCGCGACGGCAAGGTCCTCATCATCATAGGCGAACCGGCCCGGCCGGTCACTGACATAATGTTTGCCAGAAAACTGGTGGCCGGCATAAACGAGGCGCGAAAGGGGGCACACATCAGCATCTCCTGCGCCGGTGCCCATTTGAGCGCAGTCACTGACGAAGCGATCATGAAAAAGAATGTCATCGAAGGGGTCTTCCTGTCGCTGGCAATCGTCCTGTCGCTCTTTTACCTGTCGTACCGCAGATTCCTCCCCACGCTGCTGATACCGGTCATCCTCTGTTTCGGGGTAGTATTCTCGGTGGCGGCAGGGGGCATCGTCTACCCGACCATGAGTGTCATCTCCTTTGCCTTTGCATCGCTCATCATCGGCATTGGCACCGATTATTCGATCCACCTGTATGACCGTTTCCATTTCGAACGGTTTTCGGGGCGATCGTCCTATGAAGCGCTGGAACTCGCTGTGGTGGACACGGGGCATGCCCTGTTCACGGCCGGCATGACCACCGCCTTTCCCTTCCTGGCCCTGATGGTTTCGGATGTACGGGCCCTGGCCGAACTGGGGCTGCTGGTGGGCCTGGGGGTCATTTTCTCGCTGTATGCCACCTTGTTCTTCCTGCCGCCTCTGCTGTTGTTCATGGAGAGGAGATTCCCCCTGAAGGAGTACCGGCCGCTGCCCGGGTTCGGCTTCGGACTTATCTGGCGCCTCACCTATTTCCACCCCCGGAGAACATTGGCCATCTGCCTTGCAGTCACTATGTTCCTGCTGGTCTGCGCCACCGGGATATCCTTCGAATCGGAGCTGAAAAACCTCCAGCCGCGATCGTCGGAAGCGTTCCTGGCCCAGCAGAAACTTGAGCAGCATCTGAGCATCAGCCCCAAAGAGATGATTGTGGCGGTGGAAGGCAACGAGCTGGCAGAGGTCATGTCAAAAGGGAGCAGGGTTGCGGCACTGGCGGAACGCTATCGGGCGCAGGATGAGTTGGTGGCCTATTCATCCTTGCTGAGAGTGATCAATGATGCGGACACGCAGGGAGAGGTGATACGGCAGCTGGCAGCCTGGCCGCATTCGGCGGGGCTGCGGGGCGAAATCGACCGGGCCCTGGCACAGGAGGGTTTCGCATCGGAACCGTTCGCCACCTATGTGAAAGGACTTTCCGAACTGTCGGACAGCCGCGCGATTCCGGTTTCAGAAGGGATCGAACACCTTGCCGCGTCCCCGTTCAGAGGGATCGTGGAACGGCATCTGGCCCACACGGCCGATGGCTATCACCTTCTCACCTATCTCAACTACCGCGGCAGCGAATTCCGCCAGGATGCATTCCTGAGTGAACTGAAAACGGCTGCGCCCGGTTCGCGGGCCACCAGCATCGACCTTGTCAGCCGTCAGCTGACCGAATCGGTGAAGCAGAGTTTCATATGGGCCGTGCTGATCGGCGCCATCATGGTGTTCTTCCTGCTCGTCTCGCACTTCAGTTCGCTGACCGGCATTCTCTGCTCCCTTTTCCCGGTCACGGCCGGAGCGATCGCCATGCTGGGAGTAATGCCCCTGGCAGGCATGAGCCTCAACTTCATGAACGTCATGGTCCTGGTGACCATCCTGGGCATGGGCAGCGACTACGGCCTTCATGTTGCCCACAGGGTCAGGAACTGTGCCCGGGAGGAATATCAGGCCCGCTTCGTCCAGTCGGGACGGGCGGTCTTTCTTTCCGGACTCACGACCATCGCCGGCTTTGGCTCCCTGGCCCTGACCGATTATGGGGCAATGGCCTCCATCGGCTGGGCCACCAACGTGGGTGTTGCAGCGACAACCCTCTTTACCCTTGCTGCCGTTCCTGCCTTCATCTCACTGATCGGCAACAAGGGCTAG
- a CDS encoding VOC family protein, with the protein MFKRIDHVELIPRDFDHAIGFYTEILSFTVKQRMMINAPPLEEIAYLALGDTVLELMRVKEPVIGEQDPWQTGYRLMAIEVEDMDQAVAYLAGKGVPVTWGPVTFGRSKRAEIQDPDGNAIELRQW; encoded by the coding sequence ATGTTCAAGCGCATAGACCACGTGGAACTTATCCCCCGCGACTTCGACCATGCCATCGGTTTCTATACCGAAATCCTCAGTTTCACGGTCAAGCAGCGCATGATGATAAATGCCCCTCCGCTGGAGGAAATCGCCTATCTTGCCCTGGGCGATACGGTACTGGAACTGATGCGCGTGAAGGAGCCGGTGATCGGAGAGCAGGACCCGTGGCAGACCGGCTACCGACTGATGGCCATCGAAGTGGAAGACATGGATCAGGCGGTGGCATACCTGGCCGGGAAAGGGGTGCCGGTTACCTGGGGACCGGTGACTTTTGGGAGGTCGAAACGGGCCGAGATACAGGACCCGGATGGAAATGCGATCGAACTGAGGCAGTGGTAA